The sequence TCGTGCTGGCTCACAACCCAGGTGGTGCGTGGGGATTGCTTCAAAACGAGAGTCCGGCCGTACGCGTGCCGTTTTTCATTCTCGTTTCAATCGTGGCCATCGGTTTCATCGTATCGCTCTACCGCAAGCTTGCGCCGGATCAGACGGCGCTTCGGTGGGGGTTGCCGCTCGTGCTGGGCGGAGCGCTCGGCAACTTGGTCGACCGGATTCGGTATCGCCACGTGATCGACTTCATCGACATGTACACGCGTGAAGGAACGTGGCTGGACAACTTCATCGAACGGTTTACGGGTCCGACGCGCGGCGGGTATCATTGGCCGACGTACAACATTGCGGACATTGCGATCGTCGCGGGTGTGCTGCTCATGGCGGTCGATATGTTCCAATCGCGCAAAGCTGAAAAGAAGGCTGAAGCGGCAAAATGAGGCCGGAGCTTTTTCGAGTATTTTACTTCGATATCGGTTTTCCAGCCTATTTCGGGCTTCTCCTGGCCGGCTTCTTGTTTGCCACGGCATTGGGAACGCTATGGGCACGCAGAATTGGCCAGGATCCGGACGTCATCGTCGATCTCGGGCTCGCGTGCTTGCTCATGGGCGTCGTCGGTGGGCGGCTGCTCCACGTCATCGCTGACGGATACTTCTGGGATTACGTGCACTTGTGCACCGATCCGTCGAAGGTCGATTGGCCGTACAATCAGGCGCAGTGCAATCAGCTCGTCTCTCGCGGATCGGGTTTCAGCCTC is a genomic window of Polyangiaceae bacterium containing:
- the lspA gene encoding signal peptidase II; this translates as MSDAETKEGTAQDAKDEASPKTDETAALAPKADDAAAQAKPAYRPPYAFLVIVSAVTLVADLGTKHWAVKNLSDPFERREIIDGFLGLVLAHNPGGAWGLLQNESPAVRVPFFILVSIVAIGFIVSLYRKLAPDQTALRWGLPLVLGGALGNLVDRIRYRHVIDFIDMYTREGTWLDNFIERFTGPTRGGYHWPTYNIADIAIVAGVLLMAVDMFQSRKAEKKAEAAK